Proteins encoded within one genomic window of Gemmobacter sp.:
- a CDS encoding DUF6362 family protein, whose product MHDAKHAYGYHEAQIRVIPNAGEIQRMDECIDWLRFIGPEDARIVWLRA is encoded by the coding sequence GTGCACGACGCCAAGCACGCCTACGGCTACCACGAAGCTCAGATCCGGGTGATCCCGAACGCGGGTGAAATCCAGCGCATGGACGAGTGCATCGACTGGCTGCGCTTCATCGGTCCCGAGGACGCACGGATCGTCTGGCTGCGCGCC